The Desulfovibrio sp. genome has a window encoding:
- a CDS encoding LysR family transcriptional regulator produces MFFGTGRGMLLEAVDRFGSLKKAAEHLGMSYRAAWGKIKRTEKVLGVVLIEQAGSRNGGHRLTPGGRLLMDKFREWYEAVENSAVDKARELFPWACLSFKEARKMKRGLARDAGDADES; encoded by the coding sequence ATGTTCTTCGGTACGGGCCGGGGCATGCTCCTCGAGGCCGTGGACCGTTTCGGCTCGCTCAAGAAGGCCGCCGAGCATCTGGGCATGTCCTACCGGGCGGCCTGGGGCAAGATAAAGAGAACGGAAAAGGTGTTAGGCGTCGTGCTCATCGAGCAGGCCGGGAGCAGAAATGGAGGACACAGGCTCACGCCTGGCGGACGGCTTCTCATGGACAAGTTCCGCGAGTGGTATGAGGCGGTGGAGAACTCCGCTGTGGACAAGGCCCGGGAACTCTTCCCCTGGGCCTGCCTAAGTTTCAAAGAGGCGCGCAAGATGAAGCGTGGGTTGGCCAGGGACGCGGGCGACGCCGACGAGAGTTGA
- the purU gene encoding formyltetrahydrofolate deformylase, translating to MRTDSTPSLRTTARLLITCPDRPGIVAAVSQFIFTHGANITQLDQHSTDPEGGTLFMRLEFQTPNLDLGREALMSAFDRVVAKPFEMRWGIYYAWPPKKLAIMVSRHEHCLMELLWRVSRGELPCSLSMVISNHPDLRHEVERFGVPFHHVPVPRDTEGKQGAENAILEHLAGHADAVVLARYMQILSADFISQAPGPVINIHHSFLPAFVGSAPYHQAFDRGVKIIGATAHYVTEELDAGPIIAQDVAHVSHRHGVEDLKDLGRDLERQVLARAVKAHLEDRIIIDGNKTVVF from the coding sequence ATGAGAACCGATTCCACCCCGTCCCTTCGCACAACAGCCAGACTGCTCATTACTTGCCCGGACCGACCCGGCATCGTTGCAGCTGTGAGCCAGTTCATTTTCACCCACGGCGCCAACATCACCCAGCTCGACCAGCATTCCACCGACCCCGAAGGCGGAACGCTGTTCATGCGCCTTGAATTCCAGACCCCCAACCTTGACCTGGGCCGTGAGGCTCTCATGTCCGCCTTTGACAGGGTTGTGGCAAAGCCTTTCGAGATGCGCTGGGGCATCTACTACGCCTGGCCCCCAAAGAAACTGGCGATCATGGTGTCGCGCCACGAGCACTGCCTGATGGAGCTTCTCTGGCGTGTTTCCCGTGGGGAGCTCCCATGCTCGCTGTCCATGGTTATCAGCAATCACCCCGACCTTCGTCATGAAGTTGAGCGGTTCGGGGTGCCGTTTCACCACGTCCCGGTGCCACGGGATACTGAAGGCAAACAAGGCGCGGAAAACGCCATCCTCGAGCACTTGGCCGGACATGCCGACGCAGTTGTGCTGGCTCGCTACATGCAAATACTCTCGGCTGATTTCATATCTCAGGCACCAGGTCCTGTCATAAACATCCACCACTCCTTCCTGCCAGCCTTTGTCGGATCTGCGCCCTACCATCAGGCATTCGACCGAGGGGTGAAGATCATCGGGGCCACCGCCCATTACGTCACGGAAGAACTCGACGCTGGCCCGATAATCGCCCAGGACGTCGCCCACGTGTCCCACAGGCACGGAGTGGAAGACTTGAAAGACCTGGGCAGGGACCTGGAGCGACAGGTGCTGGCCCGCGCGGTGAAGGCCCACCTGGAGGACCGCATAATCATCGACGGCAACAAGACCGTGGTGTTCTAG
- the mtnA gene encoding S-methyl-5-thioribose-1-phosphate isomerase → MTDHIQFSQDQNALMLLDQRILPGREEYFLCKNTLDTIYALQTMVVRGAPAIGVTAAYGCYLASREVEPSDAQWKARLEKLLKELEEARPTAVNLRWAVELMRSAWQAEQGLSLEGLQAKWLAMAKEIHAQDIEINKAMGRFGAELIADGDTVMTHCNAGALATAGHGTALGVIRGAWEQGKKIQVIANETRPFLQGARLTAYELHKDGIPVKVACDNACALLMQRGMVQKVVVGADRIAANGDAANKIGTFGVAILAKHFGVPFYVAAPASTFDLNTPTGAGIPIEDRTPREVTHVGEHQITPEGVGVFNYAFDVTPSELIAGIVTERGVIRAPYVENIAKIIGGK, encoded by the coding sequence ATGACCGACCATATTCAGTTCTCCCAAGACCAAAATGCCCTGATGCTTCTCGACCAGCGCATCCTTCCCGGACGCGAGGAGTACTTCCTCTGCAAGAACACCTTGGACACCATCTACGCCCTCCAGACCATGGTGGTGCGCGGAGCGCCGGCCATCGGCGTCACCGCCGCCTACGGCTGCTACCTGGCATCGCGCGAAGTTGAACCTTCCGACGCCCAGTGGAAGGCCCGTCTGGAAAAGCTCTTAAAGGAGCTGGAGGAAGCCCGTCCCACGGCGGTCAACCTGCGTTGGGCCGTGGAGCTCATGCGCAGCGCCTGGCAGGCCGAGCAGGGCTTGAGCCTGGAAGGCCTTCAGGCCAAGTGGCTGGCCATGGCCAAGGAGATCCACGCCCAGGACATCGAGATCAACAAGGCCATGGGCCGCTTCGGCGCGGAACTCATCGCCGACGGCGACACGGTGATGACCCACTGCAACGCCGGGGCCCTGGCCACGGCCGGGCACGGCACGGCCCTTGGCGTTATCCGCGGGGCCTGGGAGCAGGGCAAGAAGATCCAGGTAATCGCCAACGAGACCAGGCCCTTTCTCCAGGGTGCCCGCCTGACGGCCTACGAGCTGCACAAGGACGGCATCCCGGTGAAGGTGGCCTGCGACAATGCCTGCGCGCTTCTCATGCAGCGCGGCATGGTGCAGAAGGTGGTCGTGGGCGCGGACCGCATCGCGGCCAACGGCGACGCCGCCAACAAGATCGGCACCTTCGGCGTGGCCATCCTGGCCAAGCATTTCGGCGTGCCGTTCTACGTGGCCGCCCCGGCCAGCACCTTCGACCTGAACACCCCCACGGGCGCGGGCATCCCCATCGAGGACCGCACCCCGCGCGAAGTGACCCACGTGGGCGAACACCAGATCACTCCCGAGGGCGTTGGCGTGTTCAACTACGCCTTCGACGTCACCCCTTCCGAGCTCATCGCCGGGATAGTTACCGAGCGCGGTGTCATCCGCGCCCCGTACGTGGAGAACATCGCCAAGATCATCGGCGGCAAATAG
- the flgM gene encoding flagellar biosynthesis anti-sigma factor FlgM, with protein sequence MDIKKILGGANPYAQSKVDKGEGSEATAKADKAKAKAKSQAATGDRVSVSSDSKLVAEAAKVAAESPDVRVDRVEALKNQVQAGTYNLDSRRIAEKMVEGELDFLR encoded by the coding sequence ATGGACATCAAAAAGATTTTGGGAGGAGCAAACCCGTACGCACAGTCCAAGGTGGACAAGGGCGAAGGTTCCGAAGCGACCGCCAAGGCTGACAAAGCCAAGGCAAAAGCCAAGAGCCAAGCCGCCACTGGAGACAGGGTGTCTGTTTCCTCCGACTCCAAACTGGTGGCCGAAGCCGCCAAGGTGGCGGCGGAGAGCCCAGACGTCCGGGTTGACAGGGTCGAGGCGCTTAAGAATCAGGTTCAGGCGGGCACGTACAACCTGGATTCACGGCGTATCGCCGAAAAAATGGTCGAAGGCGAACTCGACTTCCTGCGCTAG
- a CDS encoding thiazole synthase produces MTHASDTLLIGGRMLSSRLFLGSGKYSSNSLIPPIVNASGAQVITVAVRRVDPEAGQENILTHIPKSCILMPNTSGARNAQEAVRIARLARAAGCGDWIKIEVISDNRYLLPDNQETIEATRILAAEGFTVLPYMSPDLMAAKRMAEAGAAAIMPLGAPIGTNRGFRTKELVRIMIEEISLPVIVDAGIGRPSEACECMEMGAAAVLVNTAVASAADPVAMARAFGQAVAAGRTAFLAGPGAVEETAKASSPLTGFLHE; encoded by the coding sequence ATGACTCACGCGTCAGACACGCTTCTCATCGGCGGCCGCATGCTTTCGAGCCGCCTGTTTCTTGGCTCCGGCAAGTACTCGTCCAATTCCCTCATCCCGCCCATCGTGAACGCCAGCGGCGCGCAGGTGATCACCGTGGCCGTGCGCCGGGTGGACCCTGAGGCAGGCCAGGAGAACATCCTCACCCACATCCCCAAGTCCTGCATTCTCATGCCCAACACTTCCGGGGCCAGAAACGCCCAGGAAGCGGTGCGCATCGCACGCCTGGCCAGGGCGGCCGGCTGCGGCGACTGGATAAAGATCGAGGTGATAAGCGACAACCGCTACCTGCTGCCCGACAACCAGGAGACCATAGAAGCCACCCGCATACTGGCCGCAGAAGGGTTCACCGTTCTGCCCTATATGAGCCCGGACCTCATGGCAGCCAAGCGCATGGCCGAGGCGGGCGCGGCGGCAATAATGCCGCTTGGCGCGCCCATCGGGACTAATCGCGGCTTTCGCACCAAGGAACTCGTTCGCATCATGATCGAGGAAATAAGCCTCCCCGTTATCGTCGATGCCGGCATCGGCAGGCCTTCCGAGGCCTGCGAGTGCATGGAGATGGGCGCGGCGGCCGTGCTGGTGAACACCGCGGTGGCCTCGGCCGCGGACCCGGTGGCCATGGCCAGGGCCTTCGGCCAGGCTGTGGCCGCTGGCCGGACAGCGTTTTTGGCCGGGCCCGGAGCGGTGGAGGAGACGGCCAAGGCGTCGTCGCCGCTGACGGGCTTTCTGCACGAGTAA
- the thiH gene encoding 2-iminoacetate synthase ThiH yields MTFHDELRRYDGLDFDRFFSQVADADIARIIAKNRLSPMDYLALLSPRAASHLEAIATRAHELTVRHFGRAVVLFTPLYLANFCTNQCVYCGFNTKNELERRKLTVEEVEAEAQEIAKSGLKHILILTGEDRKVTPVSYMVECVQALKKYFTSISIEVYPLTREEYGELAEAGVDGMTMFQEVYDEPAYLELHPKGPKRNYLRRLEAPERAAAAGIRQITTGALLGLHDWRREAFFTGVHTDFLQRTYPDIEVAISPPRMRPHLGGFPPKEIVSDADLVQYILAFRLFMPRAGVTVSTRENAKLRENLLSLGVTKMSAGVCTQVGGRASGQDDPGQFEISDGRSVAEMAEMLYSKGYQPVYKDWQYL; encoded by the coding sequence ATGACGTTTCACGACGAACTGCGCCGCTACGACGGCCTCGATTTCGACAGGTTCTTCTCGCAGGTGGCCGATGCGGACATAGCCCGCATCATCGCCAAGAACAGGCTTTCCCCCATGGACTACCTGGCGCTTCTTTCCCCCCGCGCCGCGTCCCACCTGGAAGCAATCGCCACGCGCGCCCACGAATTGACCGTCCGGCACTTCGGACGGGCGGTTGTGCTTTTCACGCCGCTTTATCTGGCGAACTTCTGCACCAACCAGTGCGTCTACTGCGGGTTCAACACCAAGAACGAGTTGGAGCGCCGCAAGCTCACCGTGGAGGAGGTGGAGGCCGAAGCGCAGGAGATCGCCAAGAGCGGGCTCAAGCACATCCTCATTCTCACCGGCGAGGACCGCAAGGTCACCCCGGTCAGCTACATGGTGGAGTGCGTGCAGGCGCTCAAGAAGTACTTCACCAGCATTTCCATCGAGGTCTATCCCCTCACCAGGGAAGAGTACGGCGAGCTTGCCGAGGCGGGCGTGGACGGCATGACCATGTTCCAGGAAGTCTACGACGAGCCTGCCTACCTGGAGCTGCACCCCAAGGGGCCCAAGCGCAACTATCTCAGGCGCCTGGAAGCTCCGGAAAGGGCAGCGGCGGCCGGAATCCGTCAGATAACCACCGGGGCGCTCCTGGGCCTGCACGACTGGCGCCGGGAGGCCTTCTTCACCGGCGTGCACACGGACTTTTTGCAGCGCACCTATCCCGACATCGAAGTGGCCATCTCCCCGCCGCGCATGCGGCCGCACCTGGGCGGGTTCCCCCCCAAGGAGATCGTCTCGGACGCGGATCTGGTGCAGTACATTCTGGCTTTCAGGTTGTTCATGCCCCGGGCCGGGGTGACGGTCTCCACCCGGGAGAACGCCAAATTGCGCGAGAATCTGCTCAGTCTTGGTGTGACAAAGATGAGCGCAGGCGTGTGCACCCAGGTTGGCGGCCGGGCTTCGGGCCAGGACGATCCGGGCCAGTTCGAGATTTCCGACGGCCGCAGCGTGGCCGAGATGGCCGAGATGCTCTATTCCAAGGGGTATCAGCCAGTGTACAAGGATTGGCAGTACCTGTAG
- the csrA gene encoding carbon storage regulator CsrA, whose product MLILTRRPGESIHLGDKIKITVLGVQGKQIKIGLDVPQEMPVYREEVYLRVLEQNRMALEADQQDVLAAAALWQKSKNE is encoded by the coding sequence ATGCTTATACTGACACGTCGTCCTGGGGAATCCATCCACCTGGGTGACAAAATAAAAATTACCGTTCTTGGTGTGCAGGGAAAGCAGATCAAGATTGGCCTGGATGTGCCTCAGGAAATGCCTGTGTATAGAGAAGAAGTATACCTGCGTGTGCTCGAACAGAACCGCATGGCACTTGAAGCGGATCAACAAGACGTTCTCGCGGCGGCGGCATTATGGCAAAAAAGCAAGAACGAGTGA
- a CDS encoding NAD(+)/NADH kinase: MRDVLVVVKAGDEKARAMAQQLLSWLSGLGSSGRVVENRTDQEGCFDAFCLVGTLPRPQLAVVLGGDGTMISVARKLAGESVPLLGINQGRLGFLTQLTAEDWQEPLKQVIVKGFSVGQLIMLACEVARDGRQVFSSGAVNDVVVRGSMARLIKVGVVFGGEKLGGFRADGMVVATPTGATAYSMSAGGPLVHPDLRVLTLTPICPFLCDFRPMVLPTDRPLDLGVEEATADVVLTCDGQSTFPLKPGDWIRVRQAPHSLKLVAVGRHTYFNKLLDKGFIRER, translated from the coding sequence GTGCGCGATGTTCTCGTGGTGGTCAAGGCCGGGGACGAAAAGGCCCGGGCAATGGCTCAGCAACTTCTCTCCTGGCTTTCCGGCCTCGGGTCCTCGGGACGCGTGGTGGAAAACCGCACGGACCAGGAAGGGTGTTTCGACGCGTTCTGCCTGGTGGGAACCCTGCCCAGGCCGCAGCTCGCCGTTGTTCTGGGCGGCGATGGAACCATGATCAGCGTGGCCCGCAAGCTGGCCGGCGAGTCGGTGCCGCTTCTGGGAATCAATCAGGGCCGGCTGGGTTTTCTGACCCAGCTCACTGCCGAGGACTGGCAGGAGCCGCTGAAACAGGTGATAGTGAAGGGTTTCTCCGTTGGCCAGCTCATCATGCTCGCCTGCGAAGTGGCCCGCGACGGCAGGCAGGTTTTTTCCAGCGGCGCGGTGAACGACGTGGTTGTGCGCGGGTCCATGGCCCGGCTCATCAAGGTCGGCGTCGTATTCGGCGGAGAAAAGCTGGGCGGCTTCCGGGCCGACGGCATGGTGGTGGCCACGCCCACGGGCGCAACCGCCTATTCCATGAGCGCGGGCGGGCCGCTGGTCCACCCGGATCTTCGGGTGCTCACCCTTACCCCCATCTGTCCGTTCCTGTGCGACTTCAGGCCAATGGTTCTCCCCACCGACCGTCCGCTTGACCTTGGAGTGGAGGAGGCCACCGCGGATGTCGTGCTCACCTGCGACGGGCAGTCCACCTTCCCCCTGAAGCCAGGCGACTGGATAAGGGTGCGCCAGGCCCCGCATTCGCTCAAGCTCGTGGCCGTGGGCAGGCATACCTATTTCAACAAGCTTTTGGATAAGGGATTCATCAGGGAACGTTGA
- the gatB gene encoding Asp-tRNA(Asn)/Glu-tRNA(Gln) amidotransferase subunit GatB produces MAQYEAVIGLEVHAQLLTKSKIFCSCSTEFGADPNENVCPVCSGMPGVLPVLNARAVEYAAKMGMAVDCVVNPVSVFARKNYFYPDLPKGYQISQYELPICEHGRVDILVDGQAKTIGVTRIHMEEDAGKNIHSATDNVSYVDLNRACVPLIEIVSEPDMRSSDEAVAYLKELRSILVYLGICDGNMEEGSFRCDANVSIRPVGQEAFGTRTEIKNVNSFRHVRQAIEYEIQRQKDCLEDGEAIVQETRLYNPDKNITASMRGKEEAHDYRYFPDPDLVPIKLDPAQIADWRSVLPELPRAKRERFMKDFGLSVQDADVLTAERDVAEYFEAAVAAGGDAKKCANWIMSELMREMAEAKLSATQVKLTPSDLAKLVAIIDSGLISGKIAKQIFPELFAQGGDPEALVKAKGLVQISDTSALEAAIDQVLAANPAEVEAFKGGKTKLMGFFVGQIMKATKGQANPGLVNELLVKKLS; encoded by the coding sequence ATGGCGCAGTATGAGGCGGTGATAGGCCTTGAGGTCCACGCCCAACTTCTGACCAAAAGCAAGATTTTCTGCAGCTGTTCCACCGAGTTCGGCGCGGACCCCAACGAGAACGTCTGCCCCGTGTGTTCAGGCATGCCCGGCGTGTTGCCGGTGCTGAACGCCAGGGCCGTGGAATATGCGGCCAAGATGGGCATGGCCGTGGACTGCGTGGTGAATCCGGTTTCGGTGTTCGCCCGCAAGAACTATTTCTATCCCGATCTGCCCAAGGGCTACCAGATCTCCCAGTACGAGCTCCCCATCTGCGAGCATGGCCGCGTGGACATCCTGGTGGACGGCCAGGCCAAGACCATCGGCGTCACGCGCATCCACATGGAGGAGGACGCTGGCAAGAACATCCACTCCGCCACGGACAACGTGAGCTACGTGGACCTAAACCGCGCCTGCGTCCCGCTTATCGAAATCGTGTCCGAGCCGGACATGCGTTCCTCCGACGAGGCCGTGGCCTATCTTAAGGAGCTACGCTCCATCCTGGTGTATCTGGGCATCTGCGACGGCAACATGGAGGAAGGGTCGTTCCGCTGCGACGCCAACGTCTCCATCAGGCCCGTGGGGCAGGAAGCATTCGGCACCCGCACCGAGATAAAAAACGTCAACTCCTTCCGCCACGTGCGCCAGGCCATCGAATACGAAATCCAGCGCCAGAAGGACTGCCTGGAGGACGGCGAGGCCATTGTCCAGGAAACCAGGCTCTACAATCCGGACAAGAACATCACGGCCAGCATGCGCGGCAAGGAAGAGGCCCACGACTACCGCTACTTCCCGGACCCGGATCTGGTGCCCATAAAGCTCGATCCCGCACAGATAGCGGACTGGCGCTCCGTCCTGCCTGAGCTGCCCCGCGCCAAGCGCGAGCGCTTCATGAAGGATTTCGGCCTCTCCGTGCAGGACGCCGATGTCCTTACCGCCGAGCGCGACGTGGCCGAGTACTTCGAGGCCGCAGTGGCCGCTGGCGGCGATGCGAAAAAGTGCGCCAACTGGATCATGAGCGAGCTCATGCGTGAGATGGCCGAGGCCAAGCTTTCGGCCACCCAGGTGAAGCTTACGCCTTCGGATCTGGCCAAGCTGGTGGCCATCATCGATTCCGGGCTCATTTCCGGCAAAATCGCCAAGCAGATTTTCCCTGAACTCTTCGCCCAGGGCGGCGACCCCGAAGCCCTGGTGAAGGCCAAGGGGCTGGTGCAGATTTCGGATACTTCGGCCCTGGAGGCCGCCATCGACCAGGTGCTGGCCGCCAACCCCGCCGAGGTTGAAGCCTTCAAGGGCGGAAAGACCAAGCTCATGGGCTTTTTTGTGGGCCAGATAATGAAGGCGACCAAGGGCCAGGCCAACCCGGGCCTGGTCAACGAACTTTTAGTGAAAAAACTCAGCTAG
- the thiS gene encoding sulfur carrier protein ThiS produces the protein MKVVINGKDAQLEDGESLEGCLASKGFDAKAVVVELNESIVPKDIWPTIALKEGDRLEVVSFVGGG, from the coding sequence ATGAAAGTGGTCATAAACGGCAAGGACGCGCAGCTTGAAGACGGTGAAAGCCTGGAAGGCTGCCTCGCCTCCAAGGGCTTCGACGCAAAGGCCGTGGTCGTTGAACTCAATGAATCCATCGTCCCCAAGGACATCTGGCCAACCATCGCCTTGAAGGAAGGCGACCGGCTTGAGGTGGTGTCCTTTGTGGGAGGGGGCTGA
- the fliW gene encoding flagellar assembly protein FliW: MAKKQERVIQSRIGKLIIPAERILHFPRGIIGFESEREFTLVKIKEDSPFLILQSMNDPRLGLMVVDPYSFIQDYDVVVGDAERKLLRIENIRQVMVLVTVTIPPGRPEDTTLNLTGPVVINMQARIGLQVPQTDAKYLTHFKPGELLENK; this comes from the coding sequence ATGGCAAAAAAGCAAGAACGAGTGATCCAGAGCCGAATAGGCAAGCTGATCATCCCTGCCGAGCGGATACTGCATTTCCCCCGGGGGATCATTGGTTTTGAGAGCGAGCGTGAATTCACCTTGGTGAAGATCAAGGAAGATTCGCCCTTTCTCATACTGCAGAGCATGAACGATCCTCGCCTGGGACTCATGGTGGTAGACCCCTACAGCTTCATCCAGGACTACGATGTGGTGGTGGGTGATGCCGAGCGCAAGCTCCTGCGCATCGAGAACATACGCCAGGTCATGGTGCTGGTCACCGTCACCATCCCTCCAGGCAGGCCAGAAGACACCACCCTCAACCTCACCGGACCTGTGGTAATCAACATGCAGGCCCGCATCGGCCTCCAGGTTCCCCAGACGGACGCCAAATACCTGACCCATTTCAAGCCTGGAGAGTTGTTGGAAAATAAATAG
- a CDS encoding GNAT family N-acetyltransferase has translation MPVDNTEPLSVYRAGPGYARCLADMILLASRSHHKRGFLDHLTGLPEAALLKLLAGLAMHPAQPWGRIDNTYVALVDGVCSGTVTVREDISTPDYPFSPQALRDLAPGIGINPEQVENILSRQRVFVDALPAVTEPATPGTWLVEFLGVRRENRAGGVARGLMARVEQDLRAAGAKAVELYCDLGNTRAERLFSTLGFTLVREYRYGPGMEVYGEGVSLYKLEL, from the coding sequence ATGCCCGTAGACAATACCGAACCCCTCTCCGTGTACCGGGCCGGGCCAGGATACGCCAGATGCCTGGCGGACATGATCCTTCTGGCCTCCCGTTCCCACCACAAGCGAGGTTTCCTGGATCACCTCACCGGCTTGCCTGAAGCGGCCCTGCTCAAGCTGCTGGCTGGCCTGGCCATGCACCCGGCCCAGCCCTGGGGCCGCATAGACAACACCTATGTGGCCCTGGTGGACGGCGTGTGTTCCGGCACGGTCACGGTGCGCGAAGACATCTCCACACCGGATTATCCGTTCTCCCCCCAGGCACTGCGCGATCTTGCACCCGGCATCGGGATAAATCCCGAACAGGTCGAGAACATCTTGAGCCGGCAACGCGTCTTCGTGGATGCCCTGCCAGCGGTGACCGAACCGGCAACGCCTGGAACATGGCTTGTGGAATTTCTCGGCGTGCGCAGGGAGAACCGGGCGGGTGGCGTGGCCAGAGGCCTCATGGCCAGGGTGGAACAGGACCTGCGGGCCGCAGGCGCGAAAGCCGTGGAGCTTTATTGCGACCTGGGCAACACGCGTGCGGAAAGGCTTTTTTCCACCCTGGGTTTTACCCTCGTCAGGGAGTACCGCTACGGCCCCGGGATGGAGGTCTATGGCGAGGGCGTCAGCCTCTATAAGCTGGAATTGTGA
- a CDS encoding DUF89 family protein: MSPVSFPSIGSPSELRYGKDPLLDAWILHFMSENHIEYSIDPLRNASPEQMRFMVALGPDQIYVPCSDVMLGHLLEKNQEPALMDAYAKVWRMVLELIENHCPGQYEKMMILALCDHKYRQAVNAPVLIPSRLLKRLTSVFLAQAGQDDPYRARKRVMNRRARQFMDTPAMNAALNTCPGMSANCATIRDMRFELDMLEISRLLCLSVWSKVWKDDQGFPQPEEIEREVLNCGPFDAFRLALDPGKPKSMKILYLPDTAGGMLFDLLVVRSLLRMGHRVIMALKEGFFFDCPTVWDADEDPILAQYFSMFGARILGDNRVGKNQLLQAIKENPFLVISDGTRERLNLYKTSITFARAWKESDLIIAKGELNHRRLMMTKTEFTRDVISVHRDQEGTLRIEFKPKPSKLRTFTEPEITAKAEAIITRMRSEKSAGKSIMFYSAIVGSIPHETETAITILHTFVKHLRAKLAGTYIINPAEHFEEGMDADDLMFMWEKVQRSGLINVWRFQSTQDIEQAFELMGRSIPPVWAGKDATFSTGCTKEMQIALDMQRSHPEMQVIGPDPEKFFRRREYGVGKFFDAAIAAR; encoded by the coding sequence ATGAGCCCGGTCAGCTTTCCCTCCATCGGTTCCCCCTCGGAACTGCGCTACGGCAAAGACCCTCTCCTCGATGCCTGGATTCTCCATTTCATGAGCGAGAACCACATCGAATACAGCATCGACCCCCTGCGCAACGCTTCACCTGAGCAGATGCGCTTCATGGTGGCTCTTGGGCCGGACCAGATCTATGTGCCCTGTTCCGACGTCATGCTGGGACACCTGCTGGAAAAGAATCAGGAACCGGCCCTCATGGACGCCTACGCCAAGGTCTGGCGCATGGTGCTGGAGCTTATAGAAAACCACTGCCCGGGCCAGTACGAAAAGATGATGATCCTCGCGCTGTGCGACCACAAATACCGCCAGGCGGTGAACGCGCCGGTGCTCATTCCGTCCAGGCTCTTAAAGCGCCTGACGTCGGTCTTTTTGGCCCAGGCCGGCCAGGACGACCCGTACCGGGCCCGCAAGCGCGTCATGAACCGCCGGGCCAGGCAGTTCATGGATACGCCGGCCATGAACGCCGCCCTGAACACCTGTCCGGGCATGTCCGCCAACTGCGCGACAATCCGGGACATGCGCTTCGAGCTGGACATGCTGGAGATTTCTCGCCTCCTGTGCCTTTCGGTCTGGAGCAAGGTCTGGAAAGACGACCAGGGGTTCCCCCAGCCCGAGGAAATCGAACGGGAGGTCTTAAACTGCGGCCCGTTCGACGCGTTCCGCTTAGCCCTGGACCCGGGCAAGCCCAAGTCCATGAAGATTCTCTACCTCCCGGACACGGCGGGAGGGATGCTCTTCGATCTTCTGGTGGTGCGTTCGCTGCTGCGCATGGGGCACAGGGTGATCATGGCGCTCAAGGAAGGCTTTTTCTTCGACTGCCCCACGGTATGGGACGCGGACGAGGACCCGATCCTGGCGCAGTATTTTTCCATGTTCGGGGCGCGCATCCTGGGCGACAACCGGGTGGGCAAGAATCAGCTCCTCCAGGCCATCAAGGAGAACCCCTTCCTGGTGATCTCCGACGGGACCAGGGAACGGCTCAACCTGTACAAGACCAGCATCACCTTTGCGCGGGCTTGGAAGGAGTCGGACCTGATCATCGCCAAGGGCGAGCTCAACCATCGCCGCCTCATGATGACCAAGACCGAGTTCACCCGGGACGTCATCAGCGTACACCGGGACCAGGAAGGAACGCTGCGCATCGAGTTCAAGCCGAAGCCCTCCAAGCTTCGCACCTTCACCGAACCCGAGATCACGGCCAAGGCCGAGGCCATCATCACCCGCATGCGTTCCGAAAAGTCGGCGGGCAAGTCCATCATGTTCTATTCGGCCATTGTGGGCTCCATTCCCCATGAAACCGAGACAGCCATCACCATCCTGCACACCTTCGTCAAACACCTGAGGGCCAAGCTCGCCGGGACCTACATCATCAATCCGGCGGAGCACTTCGAGGAAGGCATGGACGCCGACGACCTGATGTTCATGTGGGAGAAGGTGCAGCGCTCGGGGCTCATCAACGTGTGGCGATTTCAGTCCACCCAGGACATCGAGCAGGCCTTCGAGCTCATGGGGCGCAGCATCCCTCCGGTCTGGGCCGGAAAGGACGCCACTTTCTCCACAGGCTGCACCAAGGAAATGCAGATCGCCCTGGACATGCAGCGCTCCCACCCGGAAATGCAGGTCATCGGGCCAGACCCGGAGAAGTTCTTCCGCCGCCGCGAGTACGGGGTAGGGAAGTTCTTCGACGCGGCCATAGCGGCGCGGTAG